Proteins encoded in a region of the Nocardia asteroides genome:
- a CDS encoding YbaB/EbfC family nucleoid-associated protein, which yields MSSIHPDVQAALDAARDLRHRIAEMREKIDNIRARRPSPSGAVIPEVDAMGRLTDLYLAPGTVARLSSPELVAEIMAAIRESTADAARQYQSVMEVPVDETEPVATVSGQPG from the coding sequence GTGAGTTCCATCCACCCGGACGTGCAGGCAGCCTTGGACGCCGCCCGCGATCTGCGGCACCGGATCGCCGAGATGCGGGAAAAGATCGATAACATTCGCGCCCGCAGGCCCTCGCCGAGCGGCGCGGTCATCCCGGAGGTCGACGCGATGGGCAGGCTGACCGATCTCTACCTGGCGCCGGGCACCGTCGCGCGGCTCAGCAGCCCGGAACTGGTGGCCGAGATCATGGCCGCCATCCGGGAGAGCACCGCGGACGCCGCGCGGCAGTACCAAAGCGTCATGGAGGTCCCCGTCGACGAAACCGAGCCGGTTGCCACTGTTTCGGGGCAGCCCGGATGA
- a CDS encoding PPE domain-containing protein, with product MALNVDPQELVAAASKLAAVARDTGMALPGGWVVPAGADPISAAAVPQLNAQAASLLNGLAGVLTDVQRTAFNIGAAAADYTAADDRGAREINGSGGELVANPVGEVQELGQRRPPAMRFPVAGGAVDPLTFAQQLHSGPGPGAAKGFADALRKFALGPHLAAVDGVDSAAKAMQHWEPVGAAAAAELGQRRGWLDQLGTGIGLLADGIDTYSNAFRTAKAKHPTPEEIIAARKELIKAMRSKNELGIQAALAKFNEQNARSAETITGYSTEVGSKVGAGEGAAEAAGKGNGSGDTSALTQMLPALMSAMASAGMPLSQLGQQDTSQAYDDYGLDEYGYDNLGIPSGLGAGSPSGMPAGSPGAGIPDVEAATIQASALPVAAAASLGSGMPRTSVIEPLAASSGANAAAARGGAPMMPYMPMAPGMGNGAGGNNDRNRVVAWHPDRLMYVDDTPHTEAVIGERPTIAPTVTPPTPAPSNQTPSQPGGNA from the coding sequence ATGGCGCTGAATGTGGATCCGCAGGAACTCGTCGCTGCGGCGTCGAAACTCGCTGCGGTGGCGCGCGATACCGGGATGGCGCTGCCCGGCGGATGGGTCGTGCCCGCGGGGGCTGATCCGATTTCGGCCGCCGCGGTGCCCCAGCTCAATGCGCAGGCCGCGTCGTTGCTCAACGGATTGGCCGGTGTGCTCACCGATGTCCAGCGCACCGCGTTCAACATCGGCGCGGCGGCCGCCGACTACACTGCCGCCGACGACCGTGGAGCCCGGGAGATCAACGGCAGCGGTGGCGAACTCGTCGCCAATCCGGTGGGCGAAGTACAGGAACTGGGGCAGCGGCGGCCGCCTGCGATGCGGTTTCCCGTCGCGGGCGGCGCCGTCGACCCGTTGACCTTCGCCCAGCAGCTGCACTCCGGACCTGGGCCCGGTGCGGCGAAGGGTTTCGCGGACGCGCTGCGCAAGTTCGCCCTCGGCCCCCACCTTGCGGCCGTCGATGGTGTGGACTCCGCGGCCAAGGCGATGCAGCATTGGGAACCGGTCGGCGCCGCGGCGGCCGCCGAACTCGGCCAGCGCCGCGGGTGGCTGGACCAGCTCGGCACCGGTATCGGGCTGCTGGCCGACGGAATCGACACCTACAGCAACGCATTCCGGACGGCCAAAGCGAAACACCCGACACCGGAGGAGATCATCGCCGCGCGCAAGGAGCTCATAAAGGCGATGCGCTCCAAGAACGAACTCGGCATCCAGGCCGCTCTGGCGAAGTTCAACGAACAGAACGCTCGCTCGGCGGAGACGATCACCGGCTATTCGACCGAGGTCGGCTCGAAGGTCGGTGCTGGCGAGGGCGCCGCTGAAGCCGCTGGTAAGGGCAACGGCAGCGGTGACACCAGCGCGCTGACCCAGATGCTGCCGGCCCTGATGAGCGCTATGGCCTCGGCCGGAATGCCGTTGAGCCAGCTCGGGCAGCAGGATACGTCGCAGGCCTACGACGACTACGGCCTCGACGAATACGGCTACGACAACCTGGGCATCCCGAGCGGACTCGGCGCGGGCAGCCCGAGTGGGATGCCCGCAGGCAGCCCCGGCGCCGGCATCCCGGATGTCGAGGCCGCAACCATCCAGGCCAGCGCCTTGCCGGTGGCCGCGGCGGCCAGCCTGGGTTCGGGCATGCCGCGCACCTCGGTGATCGAACCCCTCGCCGCGTCGTCGGGCGCCAATGCCGCCGCCGCCCGCGGCGGTGCACCGATGATGCCGTACATGCCGATGGCGCCGGGCATGGGCAACGGAGCCGGTGGCAACAACGACCGCAATCGTGTCGTGGCGTGGCATCCCGACCGCTTGATGTACGTGGACGACACACCGCACACCGAAGCGGTGATCGGTGAACGGCCGACCATAGCCCCGACCGTGACTCCGCCGACGCCCGCGCCGAGCAACCAGACCCCTTCTCAACCCGGAGGTAACGCATGA
- a CDS encoding DUF4226 domain-containing protein: MVDPALVAGVLPMAGMMAMGMLPLIASALSGLGSGGGSGGGGAAPVAANAGVDGSGVAGGGLSPEAVRALEVLKQLEGVYGEGDPSDPRVRELQQQLGISPGGGSGETARAVRAKRLFQRNAAKAFNNVDNQLVSYMRGLAGSNKVDKKAIVGLVREVNVALAELGPQAYTKAGQQKVHQILTAALRKAHAIVSGGQAKSDDIAGAINRLTKQYLYNIAGRNYTPPKTGTPAASSAVQRAIQIAAGELGVSEYAEDRVNRPYNINDAWCASFATWAWRQAGINVPWSNKNHVRSIWSDAQRMGLAGSSSSARPGDLVILNGGGHIGMVVARNGNTITTIEGNSSDAVRRRTYNLGASGMVGVVHPPG; the protein is encoded by the coding sequence TTGGTGGATCCGGCGTTGGTGGCGGGTGTGTTGCCGATGGCGGGGATGATGGCGATGGGGATGTTGCCGTTGATCGCGTCGGCGTTGTCGGGGTTGGGTAGTGGTGGTGGGAGTGGTGGGGGTGGGGCTGCGCCGGTGGCGGCGAACGCGGGAGTTGACGGGTCGGGTGTGGCCGGTGGTGGGTTGTCGCCGGAGGCGGTGCGGGCGTTGGAGGTGTTGAAGCAGTTGGAGGGGGTGTATGGGGAGGGGGATCCGTCGGATCCGCGGGTGCGGGAGTTGCAGCAGCAGTTGGGGATTTCGCCGGGTGGTGGGAGTGGTGAGACGGCGCGGGCGGTGCGGGCGAAGCGGTTGTTTCAGCGGAATGCGGCGAAGGCGTTCAATAATGTGGATAACCAGTTGGTGTCGTATATGCGGGGGTTGGCGGGGTCGAACAAGGTCGATAAGAAGGCGATCGTGGGGTTGGTGCGTGAGGTGAATGTGGCGTTGGCGGAGTTGGGGCCGCAGGCGTATACGAAGGCTGGGCAGCAGAAAGTGCATCAGATTTTGACTGCTGCGTTGCGGAAGGCGCATGCGATCGTGTCGGGTGGGCAGGCGAAGTCGGATGATATTGCCGGTGCGATCAATCGGTTGACCAAGCAGTATCTGTACAACATCGCGGGTAGGAATTACACACCACCCAAAACCGGCACCCCCGCGGCGTCCTCGGCCGTGCAGCGGGCGATCCAGATCGCCGCCGGCGAACTCGGCGTCAGCGAGTACGCCGAGGATCGCGTGAACCGGCCGTACAACATCAACGACGCATGGTGTGCCTCTTTCGCCACCTGGGCCTGGAGGCAAGCGGGTATCAACGTGCCTTGGTCCAACAAGAATCATGTGCGAAGCATCTGGTCCGATGCGCAACGTATGGGCCTCGCCGGCAGCTCATCCAGCGCGCGACCCGGTGACCTCGTGATTCTCAACGGCGGCGGTCACATCGGCATGGTGGTGGCGCGTAATGGCAACACCATCACCACCATCGAGGGCAACTCCAGTGATGCGGTACGCCGGCGAACCTACAACCTCGGCGCCAGCGGCATGGTCGGCGTCGTCCACCCACCAGGCTGA
- a CDS encoding MurR/RpiR family transcriptional regulator, translating to MASEAPSSYRELRGLLQQRFPDLAEGQQRIARLVLDDPEGTAFRSIGESAQLAGVHRSSLVRFATMLGLSGYPDLVRLCRRQLAAEANVHRERAAEPTSRDQFLSTVLEHDTANVARAFDRIDRDDWERAVHAVISAETVHVVGLRVSLSVAYQVAYLLRAIRPGVRQIKAAAGLFVDELGDIGAGDTLVAVSIHRYARDTVQAVEWARGRGATTIAFTDGPSSPLARIADLTFYAETGGLSDLPSLTALTSVAQALAFAVERRLGSDRRSELAPDEKLLAEFSVYEDHRARGV from the coding sequence GTGGCCAGCGAGGCACCCAGCAGTTACCGGGAATTGCGTGGGCTGTTGCAACAGCGATTTCCTGATCTCGCCGAGGGGCAGCAGCGGATCGCCCGGCTGGTGCTCGACGACCCGGAGGGCACCGCTTTTCGCAGCATCGGCGAGAGCGCGCAGTTGGCCGGGGTGCATCGGTCGTCGCTGGTGCGGTTCGCGACCATGCTCGGTCTGTCGGGATACCCGGACCTGGTCCGGCTCTGCCGCAGGCAGCTCGCCGCCGAAGCGAACGTGCATCGTGAGCGCGCCGCCGAACCGACCTCACGTGACCAGTTCCTCAGCACCGTGTTAGAACACGACACCGCCAATGTGGCACGTGCGTTCGACCGGATCGATCGGGACGACTGGGAGCGGGCGGTACACGCGGTGATTTCAGCCGAGACGGTGCATGTGGTGGGCTTGCGTGTCTCGCTGTCGGTGGCCTATCAGGTGGCCTATCTGTTGCGAGCGATCCGGCCGGGGGTCAGGCAAATCAAGGCCGCCGCAGGCCTTTTCGTCGATGAATTGGGCGACATCGGTGCGGGCGACACCCTGGTCGCGGTATCCATTCACCGGTACGCGCGCGACACGGTGCAGGCGGTGGAATGGGCCCGCGGACGTGGCGCGACCACCATCGCTTTCACGGATGGGCCGTCTTCGCCGCTGGCGCGTATCGCCGATCTGACCTTCTATGCCGAGACAGGCGGGCTGTCGGATCTGCCTTCCCTGACTGCGCTCACCTCGGTGGCGCAGGCGTTGGCTTTCGCCGTCGAGCGTCGGCTGGGTTCCGATCGGCGCTCGGAACTCGCTCCGGATGAGAAACTCTTGGCGGAGTTCTCCGTGTATGAAGATCATCGCGCGAGAGGTGTCTGA
- a CDS encoding transglycosylase SLT domain-containing protein gives MAAAAMGALAAIAVQYGDGAPTATTGQAYAPPDIPAGRPSGPVVWDGALGSQYAMSNQNRARHGDATQSMNAELERILGGAVDSTTHGRAAIGAIIAEVNTALTALGTIQDAAASRQLVISTLDTALQRAGTVLGQGQASAVFTAARVAALADNYLRESGPVRPRRPRGATHPGTRGPSGGPPRTRPSGQQGQWINEALHVLRQHGYDTRQIDPADIAAIIQHESGGNPNAINLWDSNAAAGIPSKGLMQTIDPTFNAYSLPGHKDIWNPVDNIVAGVRYAIERYGSVSNVPGIVQMRGGGSYVGY, from the coding sequence ATGGCGGCTGCGGCGATGGGTGCACTCGCGGCTATTGCGGTCCAATACGGTGACGGAGCGCCGACCGCGACGACAGGGCAGGCGTACGCGCCGCCAGACATCCCGGCTGGTCGGCCGAGCGGGCCCGTAGTGTGGGACGGCGCGCTGGGCTCTCAGTACGCAATGAGCAATCAGAACCGGGCACGGCACGGCGACGCGACGCAGTCGATGAACGCCGAGCTCGAACGCATCCTCGGCGGCGCGGTCGACAGCACCACGCACGGACGGGCTGCGATCGGAGCGATAATCGCCGAGGTGAACACGGCTCTGACCGCGCTGGGCACCATCCAGGACGCCGCCGCGAGCAGGCAGCTGGTCATCTCCACCTTGGACACCGCCCTACAGCGCGCTGGAACCGTCCTCGGTCAGGGGCAGGCATCCGCCGTGTTCACCGCGGCGCGGGTGGCCGCCCTCGCCGATAACTACCTGCGGGAATCGGGTCCCGTCCGGCCGCGCAGGCCACGCGGCGCGACACACCCGGGAACACGCGGTCCCAGCGGCGGCCCGCCGCGCACGCGGCCGTCGGGGCAACAGGGGCAGTGGATCAACGAAGCGCTGCATGTGTTGCGGCAGCACGGCTACGACACGCGTCAGATCGATCCGGCCGATATCGCGGCAATCATCCAGCACGAGTCCGGTGGAAATCCGAACGCGATCAATCTCTGGGACAGCAACGCCGCGGCCGGGATCCCGTCCAAAGGTCTTATGCAGACCATCGATCCGACGTTCAACGCGTATTCCCTTCCGGGACACAAGGATATTTGGAACCCGGTGGACAACATCGTCGCCGGCGTGCGCTATGCCATCGAACGCTATGGGTCGGTGAGCAATGTGCCGGGTATTGTCCAGATGCGCGGCGGAGGTTCGTACGTGGGGTATTGA
- a CDS encoding DUF4226 domain-containing protein yields the protein MVAGVLPMAGMMAMGMLPLIASALSGLGSGGGSGGGGAAPVAANAGVDGSGVAGGGLSPEAVRALEVLKQLEGVYGEGDPSDPRVRELQQQLGISPGGGSGETARAVRAKRLFQRNAAKAFNNVDNQLVSYMRGLAGSNKVDKKAIVGLVREVNVALAELGPQAYTKAGQQKVHQILTAALRKAHAIVSGGQAKSDDIAGAINRLTKQYLYNIAGRNYTPPKTGTPGTDNLPGGSNPQPADIYRYLVSKYGLTPAQAAGIVGNMKVESGFNTGAYNAREGAIGLCQWLGGRRKNLERYAAAQGKPVSDWKVQVDFMMYELRTNESSAYGYLRGAQTPAAAAAVFDRYYERSDGAARGQRIAYANSVAAAMRNVAV from the coding sequence TTGGTGGCGGGTGTGTTGCCGATGGCGGGGATGATGGCGATGGGGATGTTGCCGTTGATCGCGTCGGCGTTGTCGGGGTTGGGTAGTGGTGGTGGGAGTGGTGGGGGTGGGGCTGCGCCGGTGGCGGCGAACGCGGGAGTTGACGGGTCGGGTGTGGCCGGTGGTGGGTTGTCGCCGGAGGCGGTGCGGGCGTTGGAGGTGTTGAAGCAGTTGGAGGGGGTGTATGGGGAGGGGGATCCGTCGGATCCGCGGGTGCGGGAGTTGCAGCAGCAGTTGGGGATTTCGCCGGGTGGTGGGAGTGGTGAGACGGCGCGGGCGGTGCGGGCGAAGCGGTTGTTTCAGCGGAATGCGGCGAAGGCGTTCAATAATGTGGATAACCAGTTGGTGTCGTATATGCGGGGGTTGGCGGGGTCGAACAAGGTCGATAAGAAGGCGATCGTGGGGTTGGTGCGTGAGGTGAATGTGGCGTTGGCGGAGTTGGGGCCGCAGGCGTATACGAAGGCTGGGCAGCAGAAAGTGCATCAGATTTTGACTGCTGCGTTGCGGAAGGCGCATGCGATCGTGTCGGGTGGGCAGGCGAAGTCGGATGATATTGCCGGTGCGATCAATCGGTTGACCAAGCAGTATCTGTACAACATCGCGGGTAGGAATTACACACCACCCAAAACCGGCACCCCCGGAACGGACAACCTCCCCGGAGGCTCGAATCCCCAGCCTGCGGACATCTACCGGTACCTCGTCTCCAAATACGGGCTCACACCCGCGCAGGCGGCGGGGATCGTGGGCAACATGAAGGTCGAGTCGGGCTTCAACACCGGCGCGTACAACGCGCGCGAGGGCGCGATCGGTCTGTGCCAGTGGCTGGGCGGCCGACGGAAGAACCTCGAGCGTTACGCCGCCGCGCAGGGTAAGCCGGTCAGCGACTGGAAGGTCCAGGTCGATTTCATGATGTACGAACTGCGGACCAATGAATCCTCCGCCTACGGATATCTCCGGGGTGCGCAAACGCCCGCTGCCGCGGCGGCGGTGTTCGATCGATATTACGAAAGAAGCGACGGAGCGGCGCGAGGGCAACGTATCGCCTATGCCAACAGTGTCGCGGCCGCCATGCGCAATGTAGCCGTCTAG
- a CDS encoding ATP-binding protein, whose translation MALGRDLQPTAAIRGNLQFTHSGLVTATYFINPLGYGLRKASDKYDVKMAHHSLITNLPSGSLLLGIQARLNTIDVLTKMVEGVDLDECEDYADEVVASYERVHAIMPQTRVFLLSIPVGTSNSSMSALSRLWRGSTTTIDATAISRADLDEYDEKANQILSRIGGDFDPVPVPAALFQWLWEHYLSRGAAGDPVAPTRAGALDDATAAVFRSAALDEGAQADSNRRIRPSFVPVIKVVQPDFEYRPSYQAMLTPHSFPYSGMTFPGGSEFLNVLEGLGDVTVDWGMRISTKPAELVLKNNELNLRRLGEQMDQRDQEVSFAQNTLASKAQMLGEYNHHFEVNGGESEVSFTTVIAIGGPSRDATMDAVNTLKRRYKRFQVDMTAPVGAQVDLWSMLIPGSPPRRAFDDFAHIVPSDMWAAFVPFTTSQIGDDSGPVIGVNLLSGHFEPIHFGIMEAALHDLSASFAVTGELGSGKSYFLKLMAVLVHDMGGQFLAIDRSQVGEWEHFARSIDDAVIIDLANPTVSLDPLRLFNPRIAGERALDSILPLLDLSPTSGAGAAVSNLLSARGMAEHKIKSLLDLFNVVRRLREHPERGEEYADLAARLSTVVERVPVLFDPTLRPLRLDAAATVVRSHHLQLPTAEELTTPHLYNRLPLTKRLGTALYELVGVAAREAFLSDNGRFGLLVGDEAHHFTQTQVGSAVTSDFSRDGRKHLAAIGLASHDPATDFQGAAHNLIPNRFVFRQRDETLARNSLEWLGVDLDEAPFLLQILREETSPPVGPGRQIPEERRGEMFMRDALNRIGRGKVLGPARPDRAAAITSTPTSVSGMRSALPERSVRS comes from the coding sequence ATGGCACTCGGACGAGATCTACAGCCCACGGCCGCGATCCGCGGCAATCTCCAGTTCACCCATTCCGGCCTGGTCACCGCCACTTACTTCATCAATCCGCTCGGCTACGGATTGCGCAAGGCGAGCGACAAATATGACGTGAAGATGGCGCACCACTCGCTGATCACGAACTTGCCCAGTGGGTCGCTGCTTTTGGGCATCCAGGCGCGGCTGAACACGATCGACGTGCTCACCAAAATGGTGGAGGGCGTCGACCTGGACGAGTGCGAGGACTACGCCGACGAGGTGGTGGCCTCCTATGAGCGCGTGCATGCGATCATGCCGCAGACCCGCGTCTTCCTGCTCTCGATCCCGGTAGGGACCAGCAACTCCAGCATGTCCGCGTTGTCGCGCCTGTGGCGTGGCAGCACCACCACCATCGATGCGACAGCGATCTCCCGTGCCGACCTGGATGAGTACGACGAGAAGGCGAACCAGATCCTGTCCAGGATCGGCGGAGACTTCGATCCGGTCCCGGTACCCGCGGCGTTGTTCCAATGGTTGTGGGAGCATTATCTTTCCCGCGGCGCGGCCGGAGATCCGGTGGCGCCCACCCGTGCGGGCGCGCTGGACGACGCGACGGCCGCGGTGTTCCGCTCCGCCGCGCTCGACGAGGGGGCCCAAGCCGATAGCAACCGGCGTATCCGGCCGTCGTTCGTCCCTGTGATCAAGGTGGTACAGCCGGATTTCGAGTACCGCCCGTCCTATCAGGCGATGCTGACGCCCCACTCCTTCCCCTACTCGGGCATGACGTTTCCCGGCGGCAGTGAGTTCTTGAACGTGCTCGAAGGTCTCGGGGACGTCACCGTGGACTGGGGAATGCGGATCTCGACCAAGCCCGCCGAACTGGTGCTCAAGAACAACGAACTCAACCTGCGCAGGCTGGGCGAGCAAATGGATCAGCGCGATCAGGAGGTCTCGTTCGCGCAGAACACGCTTGCTTCGAAAGCGCAGATGCTCGGTGAGTACAACCATCATTTCGAAGTCAACGGCGGCGAATCGGAAGTCTCGTTCACCACTGTGATCGCCATCGGCGGCCCCTCGCGCGACGCCACGATGGACGCGGTCAACACCCTCAAGCGTCGGTACAAGCGATTCCAGGTCGACATGACGGCTCCGGTCGGCGCGCAAGTGGACCTCTGGTCGATGCTGATCCCCGGTAGCCCGCCGCGCCGAGCTTTCGACGACTTCGCGCACATCGTCCCCTCGGACATGTGGGCCGCTTTCGTGCCGTTCACCACCAGTCAGATCGGTGACGACAGCGGCCCGGTGATCGGGGTCAACCTGCTGTCGGGGCATTTCGAGCCGATCCACTTCGGCATCATGGAGGCCGCGCTGCACGACCTGTCCGCCTCGTTCGCGGTGACCGGCGAACTCGGCTCGGGGAAGTCGTATTTTCTCAAGCTGATGGCTGTGCTCGTGCACGACATGGGCGGGCAGTTCCTCGCTATCGACCGCAGTCAGGTCGGCGAATGGGAGCATTTCGCGCGGTCGATCGATGACGCGGTCATCATCGACCTGGCCAATCCCACGGTGTCGCTGGACCCGCTACGGTTGTTCAACCCACGGATCGCGGGTGAGCGTGCGCTGGACTCGATCCTTCCGCTGCTGGATCTTTCACCGACCTCGGGCGCGGGCGCAGCGGTGAGCAATCTGTTGTCCGCCAGGGGCATGGCCGAGCACAAGATCAAGAGCCTGCTCGATCTGTTCAACGTCGTACGCCGGTTACGGGAGCACCCCGAACGGGGGGAGGAGTACGCCGATCTCGCCGCACGGCTGAGCACCGTGGTGGAGCGGGTGCCGGTGCTGTTCGACCCCACGCTGCGACCGCTGCGCCTCGACGCCGCCGCGACCGTCGTGCGCAGCCACCACCTGCAACTGCCCACCGCCGAGGAACTGACCACTCCGCACCTGTACAACCGGCTGCCGTTGACCAAGCGGCTCGGTACCGCGCTCTACGAGTTGGTCGGTGTCGCGGCGCGGGAGGCATTCCTCTCCGACAACGGCAGATTCGGCCTGCTGGTCGGCGACGAAGCGCACCATTTCACGCAGACGCAGGTCGGCTCGGCAGTTACGTCGGATTTCAGTCGCGACGGCCGTAAGCATTTGGCCGCGATCGGGCTCGCTTCGCACGACCCGGCCACCGACTTCCAGGGCGCGGCGCACAACCTCATCCCGAACCGGTTCGTCTTCCGTCAGCGCGACGAGACACTGGCGCGCAACAGCTTGGAGTGGCTGGGCGTCGACCTGGACGAAGCTCCCTTCTTGTTGCAGATCCTACGGGAAGAGACCTCGCCTCCGGTCGGACCCGGTCGCCAGATTCCCGAGGAGCGACGAGGCGAGATGTTCATGCGTGACGCACTCAACCGCATCGGTCGGGGCAAAGTTCTCGGTCCGGCGCGTCCGGACCGCGCCGCGGCCATCACCAGCACCCCCACCAGCGTCAGCGGCATGCGATCGGCGCTACCGGAGCGGTCGGTACGTTCATGA
- a CDS encoding conjugal transfer protein, translating to MAARRRRDNIVVAVLAVLAVLGGGHAVLSVFDTPPPPPSDASTTAIVGRAQLAGSFAEQFVVTYLTAVAGQQDRIGEFVGSNQQITLPSSARQVSDPSVAYVSRVMSTGAVDVWSVTVSVRVGKAGAATAPDHRQFYRVAVSVSDGRLRALSMPAVVQPPAKGVDLKLAYGSPCAPDTPLGQVAAGFLSAMLAGSGDVARYTTPDAGLAALKPAPYTAVELTSLTTDDSSCGSGGAKAQVLATVNPKADTGAAATLAYPLTMIRNGGQWQVVSIDPIPALSSPLAVVVGQDSRGGAPPTSTSSSSPSVTIPPATQN from the coding sequence ATGGCCGCACGCCGCCGTCGCGACAACATTGTGGTCGCCGTACTGGCGGTACTCGCCGTGCTCGGCGGCGGCCACGCTGTTCTCAGCGTCTTCGACACCCCCCCGCCTCCGCCGTCGGACGCTTCGACGACGGCAATTGTCGGGCGTGCCCAATTGGCGGGCTCTTTCGCCGAGCAGTTCGTCGTCACCTATCTGACCGCCGTTGCGGGGCAACAGGATCGGATCGGCGAATTCGTGGGCTCCAACCAGCAGATCACCTTGCCTTCGTCCGCGCGTCAAGTGTCCGACCCGTCGGTCGCCTATGTGTCGCGCGTGATGTCGACCGGCGCGGTCGATGTCTGGTCGGTGACGGTCTCGGTGCGAGTCGGCAAAGCCGGCGCCGCCACCGCGCCGGATCATCGGCAGTTCTACCGCGTCGCGGTGTCGGTATCGGATGGGCGGCTTCGTGCGCTGTCGATGCCCGCGGTGGTGCAGCCTCCCGCGAAGGGCGTCGACCTCAAACTTGCCTACGGCTCGCCCTGCGCACCGGACACACCGCTCGGTCAGGTCGCCGCAGGTTTCCTGAGCGCCATGCTGGCAGGCAGCGGCGACGTGGCGCGATACACCACACCGGATGCCGGGCTGGCCGCGCTCAAGCCCGCTCCCTACACCGCCGTCGAGCTGACCTCGCTCACCACGGATGATTCGAGCTGCGGCTCCGGTGGCGCGAAGGCCCAAGTGCTGGCCACCGTCAACCCCAAAGCCGACACCGGCGCCGCCGCGACACTGGCCTACCCGCTCACCATGATCCGCAACGGGGGCCAGTGGCAGGTGGTGTCGATAGATCCGATTCCCGCATTGTCGAGTCCGCTGGCGGTGGTAGTCGGCCAGGATTCCCGCGGCGGAGCGCCGCCCACTTCGACCTCGTCTTCCTCGCCGTCGGTGACTATTCCGCCGGCGACGCAGAACTGA
- a CDS encoding DUF5593 domain-containing protein, translating into MTIETLAPDGMSVASVGDAPREFASWQRVLQRTLSKAPVLYDKLTTAGLTEAIHTAHDQAKDVDLVIQTRAGKHQLLIRPIFGPAGDVHAVRLWLGPASERVPTLRPAVGAIWDLSSQTIQQPSGITRLSGSAAEQYVPRLSIAELFHRVSSFDRHAEVLDLLYDPKPGDRMQFDTTVVHGFGRPAQWRITIRARDDERTRGAWWLIEDVTSENAPPAWPTLERIGLREAHRRAGTHLAVVQLERTSISHWLTDPAPWVRWDYLFRPVDVFHPDDRPRLAELGERLRSGDSAGVTLRVLNYGGGYTPTSLLLYPYPGYSSRQLAIAQLVRAADDVPLLETHRQVLESRQRSAPIGYDEQLRHWLAGRMKSNPAC; encoded by the coding sequence GTGACTATCGAGACGTTGGCGCCGGACGGCATGTCCGTGGCGTCGGTGGGGGATGCGCCGCGTGAGTTCGCCAGCTGGCAGCGGGTATTGCAGCGAACGCTGTCGAAAGCGCCCGTCCTGTACGACAAGCTAACGACTGCGGGATTGACGGAGGCGATTCACACCGCGCATGATCAAGCCAAGGATGTCGACCTGGTCATTCAAACGCGCGCTGGCAAGCACCAACTGCTCATCCGTCCGATCTTCGGACCGGCCGGTGACGTGCACGCTGTGCGGCTGTGGCTCGGCCCGGCGTCCGAACGGGTGCCCACCTTGCGCCCGGCGGTGGGCGCCATCTGGGACTTGAGTAGTCAGACAATCCAGCAACCGAGCGGTATCACGCGGCTGTCCGGCAGCGCCGCGGAACAGTACGTCCCGAGGCTGTCGATCGCGGAACTGTTCCACCGGGTGTCGAGCTTCGATCGGCATGCGGAGGTTCTCGATCTCCTCTACGACCCCAAGCCGGGTGACCGGATGCAGTTCGACACCACCGTGGTGCACGGGTTCGGCCGCCCGGCGCAGTGGCGGATCACGATTCGCGCCCGTGACGACGAGCGCACCCGCGGCGCCTGGTGGTTGATCGAGGATGTCACCTCGGAGAACGCACCGCCGGCGTGGCCGACCTTGGAGCGAATCGGGTTGCGCGAGGCGCATCGCCGGGCGGGAACGCACCTGGCCGTGGTGCAACTCGAGCGCACCAGCATCTCGCACTGGCTCACCGATCCCGCACCGTGGGTTCGTTGGGATTATCTCTTCCGGCCGGTCGACGTGTTCCATCCCGACGACCGTCCCCGGCTCGCGGAACTCGGCGAGCGGCTGCGATCCGGTGACAGCGCGGGCGTGACGCTGCGGGTGCTCAACTACGGCGGTGGTTACACGCCCACATCGCTACTGCTCTACCCCTATCCCGGGTACTCGAGCAGACAGCTGGCTATCGCGCAGCTGGTTCGCGCCGCCGATGACGTCCCGCTGCTGGAAACCCATCGCCAGGTACTGGAGTCACGGCAGCGCAGCGCGCCGATCGGCTATGACGAACAATTGCGGCATTGGCTCGCGGGGAGGATGAAAAGCAACCCCGCCTGCTGA